A segment of the Streptomyces sp. P9-A2 genome:
AGGCCGCGGCGAGTTTCTTCGCGGCCGAGCTCGACCGGCCACACACGCGCTCGTAGCGTTCATCGACGAGCACCGGGACCGCTTCGGCGGGGTCGAGCCGATCTGCAGGACGCTCACCGAGCACGACTGCAAGATCGCCCCTTCCACGTACTACGCCCACAAGAAACGCCTCGAAACGCCCTCCGCCCGCCGCTTGCGCGACGAAGAACTCAAGGAGCGGATCCAGGACGTCCACACGTCCAACTACCGTGTCTACGGGGCCCGGAAGGTCTGGCGCGAGCTGAACCGGCAGGGACATGCGGTGGCTCGCTGCACCGTCGAGCGCCTGATGCGCGAGCTCGGGATCCAGGGGGCAGTGCGCGGCAGACGCGTCATCACCACGATCCCCGGCGGACAGGTCCAGCGGGCCCCCGATCTGGTCGACCGCGACTTCGTC
Coding sequences within it:
- a CDS encoding IS3 family transposase — encoded protein: MDEHRDRFGGVEPICRTLTEHDCKIAPSTYYAHKKRLETPSARRLRDEELKERIQDVHTSNYRVYGARKVWRELNRQGHAVARCTVERLMRELGIQGAVRGRRVITTIPGGQVQRAPDLVDRDFVAVAPNRCWVADFTHVKTWSATVYVAFVVDTFSRRIVGWSAATVKETVFVLDALEMALWQRDRDKQPVQPGELIHHSDAGSQGGFN